The Collibacillus ludicampi region TCGGATTCCTGCGCCCGGAAACAATAAACTTTGATTGCTGATAGTATGTATCCAGCCACTTCTTATGAGCTTCCAAAACTGCTTCTACCTCTTCCAAAGGTTTCACATATTTGACGAGTAACAAAAACATAAACGTCCCCCATTGTCCAAGATTTTTCACTTTCCGCATAAATAGCTTATAGTATTATAGAGTTATTATTTATTGTAACTGGTTTCTAATAAATAGAAAACTCTTTTCCATAATTGTTCCGTATTTGAACGGTATATTCAAAGTACTTCAATACACTCAATAATGGTCGGTGATCCGATGCAACGCAAACGGGTACATGAATTGGACTATATGCGCGGATGGGCAATCATCTGCGTTGTGACACTTCATGTTTTAGGTTTCTTTTATACTGATGTTCCAGCGCAAAGTCCTTTGCATGTGATCGACGGCTTCACGATCTACATCTTTCGCTTTTCCAGGCAAATATTTATGTTTTTAACCGGTTTTGTGCTGGTCTACAATTATTTAAACCGGACGTTTCAGTATCGAACGTTTTTGTGGAAAAGAACTCGTGCCATCGTTATCCCGTATATACTTTGGTCATTTTTCTATGTGGCTTTTTCTATGTATTTTGGGGCGATCCCGAAGGCTGACAATTTTAAAGCGTATCTGTTAACTTCCGTGCAAGCAGTACTAACGGGTGATGCATTTTATCATCTGTACTACGTGGTTGTAACCGTTCAGTTTTATTTGATCTTCCCTCTCCTGCTTTACTTTGTGAAACGAATGAATCATCCGAAACGTTGGTTGATCTTTAGTGGAATCAGCTACACAGCACTTATGGGATGGTTCTATTGGGGGATCAATCATGGTCTCGATCCACGAACGTGGAACATTTGTCCTGACGCGTTAAAACCGATCTTAACGGACTTGATCGTGCATCGGGATCGCCTGTGGTTTTCCTATTACGGATACTATATCCTCGGAGCCTTTGCTGCTGTCTATTTACCGACGTGGAGAACGATCATCTCACGTTATCATAAATGGTTTATTGCAGGAGCATTACTTTTTATTACCTTGTTTTTTAGCGACTATGAGGTTCATGTGGTGCATGGTGTATTTGCTTTTGCAACCAAAATAGATGTTTTAAAACCAACAATGTTTATATATACACTGTTTGTCATCGCAGGATTGTACTATTGGGCGCTTCATATTCATTCATTCCACCCAACCGTCCAATTGACATTGCAAAAAATGGCTCATGAATCTTTCGGGATTTTTTTGATCCACCCCATTATGATCTTTGCCTTTGAATCGTATGGGGTTCCATTTTTGAAACTTGCGCATGTACCCCATATCACACAGGTCGTACTGACCATCATCATGGGATTAGCGGGATCGTATTTCTTATCACATTTTTTACGAACCATACCTGTTCTCTCCTGGATGGTGGGAACAGCTCGGATCAAAAGACAGTTGCCGCAATTACCATTTCATTCTTTACACACAACGAAAAATATGATGGAACAGAAATAGGAACATTAGGATATGTCTTCCTACCTTGAAAATGTGTAGTTTGGCGGGCGTATGCTTTGCGTTCGCGCTCCGTGGAGGTCGTCTCGCATGGAACAATGATCAGATGTGGCGAGACAACCTCCAAAGTCGCTGTCTCACGCAAAGCATTACGCCCATTCGAAGACACTTTTCATCATCTGATGGCGCCGCTTGCGGCATGGGGGACTACTTTGAAAACTAGTGCTTGGGTGGGTGTATCGCTTTATGCTTGGGTTCGATGAAGGTCGTCCCGCCGGGATTCTTTACAGAGGTTGCGG contains the following coding sequences:
- a CDS encoding acyltransferase, with product MQRKRVHELDYMRGWAIICVVTLHVLGFFYTDVPAQSPLHVIDGFTIYIFRFSRQIFMFLTGFVLVYNYLNRTFQYRTFLWKRTRAIVIPYILWSFFYVAFSMYFGAIPKADNFKAYLLTSVQAVLTGDAFYHLYYVVVTVQFYLIFPLLLYFVKRMNHPKRWLIFSGISYTALMGWFYWGINHGLDPRTWNICPDALKPILTDLIVHRDRLWFSYYGYYILGAFAAVYLPTWRTIISRYHKWFIAGALLFITLFFSDYEVHVVHGVFAFATKIDVLKPTMFIYTLFVIAGLYYWALHIHSFHPTVQLTLQKMAHESFGIFLIHPIMIFAFESYGVPFLKLAHVPHITQVVLTIIMGLAGSYFLSHFLRTIPVLSWMVGTARIKRQLPQLPFHSLHTTKNMMEQK